One part of the Andrena cerasifolii isolate SP2316 chromosome 4, iyAndCera1_principal, whole genome shotgun sequence genome encodes these proteins:
- the Atl gene encoding atlastin GTPase isoform X3: MAETKQRKQSSDYRSSYVAEKVPMTALDENVNRVPRVYPTNEPVDRLGWQERIERVSMASQDSKLDLGKPVPIVLAHPDHTFELNEEALAQILLQDDIKDRSVVVVSVAGAFRKGKSFLLDFFLRYMNCKYNNNNKTDSWLGKDDDPLCGFSWKGGSERDTTGILMWSKVFPSTLPSGEKIAVILMDTQGAFDSQSTVRDCATVFALSTMLSSVQIYNLSQNIQEDDLQHLQLFTEYGRLALEKSGSTPFQKLQFLVRDWSYPYEAEYGANGGKEILQRRLEISNGQHPELQSLRKHIKSCFSDISCFLMPHPGLNIATNPNFDGRLSEIQSEFKEQLQVLIPMLLDPENLVTKKIDGQVVKAKDLLEYFKSYMKIYKGDELPEPKSMLVATAEANNLTAVAEAKDLYLRSMETVCGGAKPFLATAHLTSEHMRSVDRAISLFQNKRKMGGDEFSQTYMDKLVKDMEEAFVQFKAHNESKNIFKAARTPAVFFVIAAIMYFSSGLFGIIGLYPLANICNFVVGLCIVTLILWTYVRYSGNFRSCGAVLDEVANVLWDNVWKTVYTWTVFILTALLLLTLRTYIYSNFFREGKPILLSDKLCYLQNIYFGLTSAFYDTYNYLLNIYNHFGNQDKLL, encoded by the exons ATGGCGGAGACTAAACAGCGTAAACAGAGTAGCGATTACAGGAGCTCGTATGTGG CCGAGAAAGTTCCGATGACGGCTCTTGACGAAAACGTGAACCGTGTGCCACGGGTTTatccaacaaacgaaccagtgG ACCGTTTAGGTTGGCAGGAAAGGATTGAGCGGGTCTCGATGGCTAGTCAAGATAGTAAATTGGACCTAGGAAAACCTGTACCAATTGTACTCGCTCATCCAGACCACACCTTCGAATTAAACGAAGAAGCCTTGGCGCAAATTCTCCTCCAAGATGATATTAAAGATAGGAGTGTAGTTGTCGTCTCTGTAGCAGGTGCCTTTAGGAAAGGCAAAAGCTTCCTGCTTGATTTTTTCCTCCGTTACATGAATTGTAAG TATAACAACAATAACAAAACCGATTCCTGGTTGGGTAAGGATGATGATCCTCTGTGTGGATTTTCGTGGAAAGGAGGCTCCGAAAGAGACACAACAGGAATTTTAATGTGGTCGAAGGTTTTCCCTAGTACTTTACCAAGTGGCGAGAAGATTGCTGTGATTTTAATGGATACACAAGGTGCTTTCGATAGCCAATCCACAGTCAGAGATTGCGCAACTGTGTTCGCTCTAAGCACGATGTTGTCGTCTGTGCAAATTTATAATCTATCTCAAAACATCCAAGAGGATGATCTTCAGCATTTGCAACTTTTCACCGAGTATGGTAGGCTGGCATTAGAGAAGTCTGGAAGCACGCCGTTTCAAAAGTTGCAGTTCTTAGTGAGAGACTGGAGTTATCCATACGAAGCGGAGTATGGCGCAAACGGCGGGAAGGAGATATTACAAAGAAGATTAGAAATTTCTAACGGACAGCACCCAGAACTGCAGAGCTTGAGGAAGCACATTAAATCATGCTTCTCAGATATATCTTGCTTCCTCATGCCACATCCGGGCCTCAATATTGCCACCAACCCGAATTTCGATGGGAGACTATCCGAAATTCAATCGGAATTCAAAGAGCAGCTGCAGGTGCTGATACCGATGCTGCTGGATCCAGAAAATTTAGTAACGAAAAAGATCGACGGCCAAGTTGTAAAAGCGAAAGATCTGTTAGAGTACTTCAAGAGctatatgaaaatttataagGGAGATGAACTTCCTGAACCTAAAAGTATGTTAGTG GCAACAGCAGAAGCAAATAACTTAACTGCGGTAGCGGAAGCTAAAGATCTTTACTTACGATCAATGGAGACGGTTTGCGGAGGGGCAAAACCATTTTTAGCAACAGCGCATTTAACATCAGAGCACATGCGCAGCGTCGATAGAGCTATTAGTCTGTTTCAAAATAAGCGGAAAATGGGAGGAGACGAATTTAGTCAAACGTACATGGACAAGTTAGTAAAG GATATGGAAGAAGCTTTCGTTCAGTTTAAAGCACATAatgaaagtaaaaatatatttaaagcagCACGAACGCCGGCAGTGTTTTTCGTAATCGCTGCCATTATGTACTTTTCATCCGGACTGTTTGGTATTATTGGTTTATACCCACTAGCAAATATTTGTAACTTTGTCGTTGGCCTTTGTATAGTAACACTTATTTTATGGACATACGTAAG GTACAGTGGTAATTTCAGATCGTGTGGTGCGGTACTAGACGAAGTGGCTAACGTTTTATGGGATAAT GTCTGGAAAACTGTATATACATGGACTGTATTTATACTTACTGCACTATTACTTCTTACATTAAGAACGTACATATATAGTAATTTTTTTAGAGAAGGGAAACCTATTCTTCTTTCAGATAAATTAtgttatttacaaaatatttattttggcCTTACTTCCGCGTTCTATGACACGTATAATTATTTGCTAAATATTTACAATCATTTTGGCAATCAGGATAAATTGCTTTAA
- the Atl gene encoding atlastin GTPase isoform X4, giving the protein MAETKQRKQSSDYRSSYVAEKVPMTALDENVNRVPRVYPTNEPVGWQERIERVSMASQDSKLDLGKPVPIVLAHPDHTFELNEEALAQILLQDDIKDRSVVVVSVAGAFRKGKSFLLDFFLRYMNCKYNNNNKTDSWLGKDDDPLCGFSWKGGSERDTTGILMWSKVFPSTLPSGEKIAVILMDTQGAFDSQSTVRDCATVFALSTMLSSVQIYNLSQNIQEDDLQHLQLFTEYGRLALEKSGSTPFQKLQFLVRDWSYPYEAEYGANGGKEILQRRLEISNGQHPELQSLRKHIKSCFSDISCFLMPHPGLNIATNPNFDGRLSEIQSEFKEQLQVLIPMLLDPENLVTKKIDGQVVKAKDLLEYFKSYMKIYKGDELPEPKSMLVATAEANNLTAVAEAKDLYLRSMETVCGGAKPFLATAHLTSEHMRSVDRAISLFQNKRKMGGDEFSQTYMDKLVKDMEEAFVQFKAHNESKNIFKAARTPAVFFVIAAIMYFSSGLFGIIGLYPLANICNFVVGLCIVTLILWTYVRYSGNFRSCGAVLDEVANVLWDNVWKTVYTWTVFILTALLLLTLRTYIYSNFFREGKPILLSDKLCYLQNIYFGLTSAFYDTYNYLLNIYNHFGNQDKLL; this is encoded by the exons ATGGCGGAGACTAAACAGCGTAAACAGAGTAGCGATTACAGGAGCTCGTATGTGG CCGAGAAAGTTCCGATGACGGCTCTTGACGAAAACGTGAACCGTGTGCCACGGGTTTatccaacaaacgaaccagtgG GTTGGCAGGAAAGGATTGAGCGGGTCTCGATGGCTAGTCAAGATAGTAAATTGGACCTAGGAAAACCTGTACCAATTGTACTCGCTCATCCAGACCACACCTTCGAATTAAACGAAGAAGCCTTGGCGCAAATTCTCCTCCAAGATGATATTAAAGATAGGAGTGTAGTTGTCGTCTCTGTAGCAGGTGCCTTTAGGAAAGGCAAAAGCTTCCTGCTTGATTTTTTCCTCCGTTACATGAATTGTAAG TATAACAACAATAACAAAACCGATTCCTGGTTGGGTAAGGATGATGATCCTCTGTGTGGATTTTCGTGGAAAGGAGGCTCCGAAAGAGACACAACAGGAATTTTAATGTGGTCGAAGGTTTTCCCTAGTACTTTACCAAGTGGCGAGAAGATTGCTGTGATTTTAATGGATACACAAGGTGCTTTCGATAGCCAATCCACAGTCAGAGATTGCGCAACTGTGTTCGCTCTAAGCACGATGTTGTCGTCTGTGCAAATTTATAATCTATCTCAAAACATCCAAGAGGATGATCTTCAGCATTTGCAACTTTTCACCGAGTATGGTAGGCTGGCATTAGAGAAGTCTGGAAGCACGCCGTTTCAAAAGTTGCAGTTCTTAGTGAGAGACTGGAGTTATCCATACGAAGCGGAGTATGGCGCAAACGGCGGGAAGGAGATATTACAAAGAAGATTAGAAATTTCTAACGGACAGCACCCAGAACTGCAGAGCTTGAGGAAGCACATTAAATCATGCTTCTCAGATATATCTTGCTTCCTCATGCCACATCCGGGCCTCAATATTGCCACCAACCCGAATTTCGATGGGAGACTATCCGAAATTCAATCGGAATTCAAAGAGCAGCTGCAGGTGCTGATACCGATGCTGCTGGATCCAGAAAATTTAGTAACGAAAAAGATCGACGGCCAAGTTGTAAAAGCGAAAGATCTGTTAGAGTACTTCAAGAGctatatgaaaatttataagGGAGATGAACTTCCTGAACCTAAAAGTATGTTAGTG GCAACAGCAGAAGCAAATAACTTAACTGCGGTAGCGGAAGCTAAAGATCTTTACTTACGATCAATGGAGACGGTTTGCGGAGGGGCAAAACCATTTTTAGCAACAGCGCATTTAACATCAGAGCACATGCGCAGCGTCGATAGAGCTATTAGTCTGTTTCAAAATAAGCGGAAAATGGGAGGAGACGAATTTAGTCAAACGTACATGGACAAGTTAGTAAAG GATATGGAAGAAGCTTTCGTTCAGTTTAAAGCACATAatgaaagtaaaaatatatttaaagcagCACGAACGCCGGCAGTGTTTTTCGTAATCGCTGCCATTATGTACTTTTCATCCGGACTGTTTGGTATTATTGGTTTATACCCACTAGCAAATATTTGTAACTTTGTCGTTGGCCTTTGTATAGTAACACTTATTTTATGGACATACGTAAG GTACAGTGGTAATTTCAGATCGTGTGGTGCGGTACTAGACGAAGTGGCTAACGTTTTATGGGATAAT GTCTGGAAAACTGTATATACATGGACTGTATTTATACTTACTGCACTATTACTTCTTACATTAAGAACGTACATATATAGTAATTTTTTTAGAGAAGGGAAACCTATTCTTCTTTCAGATAAATTAtgttatttacaaaatatttattttggcCTTACTTCCGCGTTCTATGACACGTATAATTATTTGCTAAATATTTACAATCATTTTGGCAATCAGGATAAATTGCTTTAA
- the Atl gene encoding atlastin GTPase isoform X6, with product MAEKVPMTALDENVNRVPRVYPTNEPVDRLGWQERIERVSMASQDSKLDLGKPVPIVLAHPDHTFELNEEALAQILLQDDIKDRSVVVVSVAGAFRKGKSFLLDFFLRYMNCKYNNNNKTDSWLGKDDDPLCGFSWKGGSERDTTGILMWSKVFPSTLPSGEKIAVILMDTQGAFDSQSTVRDCATVFALSTMLSSVQIYNLSQNIQEDDLQHLQLFTEYGRLALEKSGSTPFQKLQFLVRDWSYPYEAEYGANGGKEILQRRLEISNGQHPELQSLRKHIKSCFSDISCFLMPHPGLNIATNPNFDGRLSEIQSEFKEQLQVLIPMLLDPENLVTKKIDGQVVKAKDLLEYFKSYMKIYKGDELPEPKSMLVATAEANNLTAVAEAKDLYLRSMETVCGGAKPFLATAHLTSEHMRSVDRAISLFQNKRKMGGDEFSQTYMDKLVKDMEEAFVQFKAHNESKNIFKAARTPAVFFVIAAIMYFSSGLFGIIGLYPLANICNFVVGLCIVTLILWTYVRYSGNFRSCGAVLDEVANVLWDNVWKTVYTWTVFILTALLLLTLRTYIYSNFFREGKPILLSDKLCYLQNIYFGLTSAFYDTYNYLLNIYNHFGNQDKLL from the exons ATGG CCGAGAAAGTTCCGATGACGGCTCTTGACGAAAACGTGAACCGTGTGCCACGGGTTTatccaacaaacgaaccagtgG ACCGTTTAGGTTGGCAGGAAAGGATTGAGCGGGTCTCGATGGCTAGTCAAGATAGTAAATTGGACCTAGGAAAACCTGTACCAATTGTACTCGCTCATCCAGACCACACCTTCGAATTAAACGAAGAAGCCTTGGCGCAAATTCTCCTCCAAGATGATATTAAAGATAGGAGTGTAGTTGTCGTCTCTGTAGCAGGTGCCTTTAGGAAAGGCAAAAGCTTCCTGCTTGATTTTTTCCTCCGTTACATGAATTGTAAG TATAACAACAATAACAAAACCGATTCCTGGTTGGGTAAGGATGATGATCCTCTGTGTGGATTTTCGTGGAAAGGAGGCTCCGAAAGAGACACAACAGGAATTTTAATGTGGTCGAAGGTTTTCCCTAGTACTTTACCAAGTGGCGAGAAGATTGCTGTGATTTTAATGGATACACAAGGTGCTTTCGATAGCCAATCCACAGTCAGAGATTGCGCAACTGTGTTCGCTCTAAGCACGATGTTGTCGTCTGTGCAAATTTATAATCTATCTCAAAACATCCAAGAGGATGATCTTCAGCATTTGCAACTTTTCACCGAGTATGGTAGGCTGGCATTAGAGAAGTCTGGAAGCACGCCGTTTCAAAAGTTGCAGTTCTTAGTGAGAGACTGGAGTTATCCATACGAAGCGGAGTATGGCGCAAACGGCGGGAAGGAGATATTACAAAGAAGATTAGAAATTTCTAACGGACAGCACCCAGAACTGCAGAGCTTGAGGAAGCACATTAAATCATGCTTCTCAGATATATCTTGCTTCCTCATGCCACATCCGGGCCTCAATATTGCCACCAACCCGAATTTCGATGGGAGACTATCCGAAATTCAATCGGAATTCAAAGAGCAGCTGCAGGTGCTGATACCGATGCTGCTGGATCCAGAAAATTTAGTAACGAAAAAGATCGACGGCCAAGTTGTAAAAGCGAAAGATCTGTTAGAGTACTTCAAGAGctatatgaaaatttataagGGAGATGAACTTCCTGAACCTAAAAGTATGTTAGTG GCAACAGCAGAAGCAAATAACTTAACTGCGGTAGCGGAAGCTAAAGATCTTTACTTACGATCAATGGAGACGGTTTGCGGAGGGGCAAAACCATTTTTAGCAACAGCGCATTTAACATCAGAGCACATGCGCAGCGTCGATAGAGCTATTAGTCTGTTTCAAAATAAGCGGAAAATGGGAGGAGACGAATTTAGTCAAACGTACATGGACAAGTTAGTAAAG GATATGGAAGAAGCTTTCGTTCAGTTTAAAGCACATAatgaaagtaaaaatatatttaaagcagCACGAACGCCGGCAGTGTTTTTCGTAATCGCTGCCATTATGTACTTTTCATCCGGACTGTTTGGTATTATTGGTTTATACCCACTAGCAAATATTTGTAACTTTGTCGTTGGCCTTTGTATAGTAACACTTATTTTATGGACATACGTAAG GTACAGTGGTAATTTCAGATCGTGTGGTGCGGTACTAGACGAAGTGGCTAACGTTTTATGGGATAAT GTCTGGAAAACTGTATATACATGGACTGTATTTATACTTACTGCACTATTACTTCTTACATTAAGAACGTACATATATAGTAATTTTTTTAGAGAAGGGAAACCTATTCTTCTTTCAGATAAATTAtgttatttacaaaatatttattttggcCTTACTTCCGCGTTCTATGACACGTATAATTATTTGCTAAATATTTACAATCATTTTGGCAATCAGGATAAATTGCTTTAA
- the Atl gene encoding atlastin GTPase isoform X1, which produces MSEKRKTPLSRRRPEEPLTRPREPTRPPRTRTQPNRDNNTVQRSANRAEKVPMTALDENVNRVPRVYPTNEPVDRLGWQERIERVSMASQDSKLDLGKPVPIVLAHPDHTFELNEEALAQILLQDDIKDRSVVVVSVAGAFRKGKSFLLDFFLRYMNCKYNNNNKTDSWLGKDDDPLCGFSWKGGSERDTTGILMWSKVFPSTLPSGEKIAVILMDTQGAFDSQSTVRDCATVFALSTMLSSVQIYNLSQNIQEDDLQHLQLFTEYGRLALEKSGSTPFQKLQFLVRDWSYPYEAEYGANGGKEILQRRLEISNGQHPELQSLRKHIKSCFSDISCFLMPHPGLNIATNPNFDGRLSEIQSEFKEQLQVLIPMLLDPENLVTKKIDGQVVKAKDLLEYFKSYMKIYKGDELPEPKSMLVATAEANNLTAVAEAKDLYLRSMETVCGGAKPFLATAHLTSEHMRSVDRAISLFQNKRKMGGDEFSQTYMDKLVKDMEEAFVQFKAHNESKNIFKAARTPAVFFVIAAIMYFSSGLFGIIGLYPLANICNFVVGLCIVTLILWTYVRYSGNFRSCGAVLDEVANVLWDNVWKTVYTWTVFILTALLLLTLRTYIYSNFFREGKPILLSDKLCYLQNIYFGLTSAFYDTYNYLLNIYNHFGNQDKLL; this is translated from the exons ATGAGCGAGAAAAGAAAGACACCGTTGAGTCGGAGGCGACCCGAGGAACCGCTAACCAGGCCAAGGGAGCCGACCAGACCACCGAGGACAAGAACCCAACCGAACCGCGATAATAACACCGTTCAACGCAGTGCGAACCGTG CCGAGAAAGTTCCGATGACGGCTCTTGACGAAAACGTGAACCGTGTGCCACGGGTTTatccaacaaacgaaccagtgG ACCGTTTAGGTTGGCAGGAAAGGATTGAGCGGGTCTCGATGGCTAGTCAAGATAGTAAATTGGACCTAGGAAAACCTGTACCAATTGTACTCGCTCATCCAGACCACACCTTCGAATTAAACGAAGAAGCCTTGGCGCAAATTCTCCTCCAAGATGATATTAAAGATAGGAGTGTAGTTGTCGTCTCTGTAGCAGGTGCCTTTAGGAAAGGCAAAAGCTTCCTGCTTGATTTTTTCCTCCGTTACATGAATTGTAAG TATAACAACAATAACAAAACCGATTCCTGGTTGGGTAAGGATGATGATCCTCTGTGTGGATTTTCGTGGAAAGGAGGCTCCGAAAGAGACACAACAGGAATTTTAATGTGGTCGAAGGTTTTCCCTAGTACTTTACCAAGTGGCGAGAAGATTGCTGTGATTTTAATGGATACACAAGGTGCTTTCGATAGCCAATCCACAGTCAGAGATTGCGCAACTGTGTTCGCTCTAAGCACGATGTTGTCGTCTGTGCAAATTTATAATCTATCTCAAAACATCCAAGAGGATGATCTTCAGCATTTGCAACTTTTCACCGAGTATGGTAGGCTGGCATTAGAGAAGTCTGGAAGCACGCCGTTTCAAAAGTTGCAGTTCTTAGTGAGAGACTGGAGTTATCCATACGAAGCGGAGTATGGCGCAAACGGCGGGAAGGAGATATTACAAAGAAGATTAGAAATTTCTAACGGACAGCACCCAGAACTGCAGAGCTTGAGGAAGCACATTAAATCATGCTTCTCAGATATATCTTGCTTCCTCATGCCACATCCGGGCCTCAATATTGCCACCAACCCGAATTTCGATGGGAGACTATCCGAAATTCAATCGGAATTCAAAGAGCAGCTGCAGGTGCTGATACCGATGCTGCTGGATCCAGAAAATTTAGTAACGAAAAAGATCGACGGCCAAGTTGTAAAAGCGAAAGATCTGTTAGAGTACTTCAAGAGctatatgaaaatttataagGGAGATGAACTTCCTGAACCTAAAAGTATGTTAGTG GCAACAGCAGAAGCAAATAACTTAACTGCGGTAGCGGAAGCTAAAGATCTTTACTTACGATCAATGGAGACGGTTTGCGGAGGGGCAAAACCATTTTTAGCAACAGCGCATTTAACATCAGAGCACATGCGCAGCGTCGATAGAGCTATTAGTCTGTTTCAAAATAAGCGGAAAATGGGAGGAGACGAATTTAGTCAAACGTACATGGACAAGTTAGTAAAG GATATGGAAGAAGCTTTCGTTCAGTTTAAAGCACATAatgaaagtaaaaatatatttaaagcagCACGAACGCCGGCAGTGTTTTTCGTAATCGCTGCCATTATGTACTTTTCATCCGGACTGTTTGGTATTATTGGTTTATACCCACTAGCAAATATTTGTAACTTTGTCGTTGGCCTTTGTATAGTAACACTTATTTTATGGACATACGTAAG GTACAGTGGTAATTTCAGATCGTGTGGTGCGGTACTAGACGAAGTGGCTAACGTTTTATGGGATAAT GTCTGGAAAACTGTATATACATGGACTGTATTTATACTTACTGCACTATTACTTCTTACATTAAGAACGTACATATATAGTAATTTTTTTAGAGAAGGGAAACCTATTCTTCTTTCAGATAAATTAtgttatttacaaaatatttattttggcCTTACTTCCGCGTTCTATGACACGTATAATTATTTGCTAAATATTTACAATCATTTTGGCAATCAGGATAAATTGCTTTAA
- the Atl gene encoding atlastin GTPase isoform X8 — protein sequence MSEKRKTPLSRRRPEEPLTRPREPTRPPRTRTQPNRDNNTVQRSANRAEKVPMTALDENVNRVPRVYPTNEPVDRLGWQERIERVSMASQDSKLDLGKPVPIVLAHPDHTFELNEEALAQILLQDDIKDRSVVVVSVAGAFRKGKSFLLDFFLRYMNCKYNNNNKTDSWLGKDDDPLCGFSWKGGSERDTTGILMWSKVFPSTLPSGEKIAVILMDTQGAFDSQSTVRDCATVFALSTMLSSVQIYNLSQNIQEDDLQHLQLFTEYGRLALEKSGSTPFQKLQFLVRDWSYPYEAEYGANGGKEILQRRLEISNGQHPELQSLRKHIKSCFSDISCFLMPHPGLNIATNPNFDGRLSEIQSEFKEQLQVLIPMLLDPENLVTKKIDGQVVKAKDLLEYFKSYMKIYKGDELPEPKSMLVATAEANNLTAVAEAKDLYLRSMETVCGGAKPFLATAHLTSEHMRSVDRAISLFQNKRKMGGDEFSQTYMDKLVKDMEEAFVQFKAHNESKNIFKAARTPAVFFVIAAIMYFSSGLFGIIGLYPLANICNFVVGLCIVTLILWTYVRYSGNFRSCGAVLDEVANVLWDNYARGK from the exons ATGAGCGAGAAAAGAAAGACACCGTTGAGTCGGAGGCGACCCGAGGAACCGCTAACCAGGCCAAGGGAGCCGACCAGACCACCGAGGACAAGAACCCAACCGAACCGCGATAATAACACCGTTCAACGCAGTGCGAACCGTG CCGAGAAAGTTCCGATGACGGCTCTTGACGAAAACGTGAACCGTGTGCCACGGGTTTatccaacaaacgaaccagtgG ACCGTTTAGGTTGGCAGGAAAGGATTGAGCGGGTCTCGATGGCTAGTCAAGATAGTAAATTGGACCTAGGAAAACCTGTACCAATTGTACTCGCTCATCCAGACCACACCTTCGAATTAAACGAAGAAGCCTTGGCGCAAATTCTCCTCCAAGATGATATTAAAGATAGGAGTGTAGTTGTCGTCTCTGTAGCAGGTGCCTTTAGGAAAGGCAAAAGCTTCCTGCTTGATTTTTTCCTCCGTTACATGAATTGTAAG TATAACAACAATAACAAAACCGATTCCTGGTTGGGTAAGGATGATGATCCTCTGTGTGGATTTTCGTGGAAAGGAGGCTCCGAAAGAGACACAACAGGAATTTTAATGTGGTCGAAGGTTTTCCCTAGTACTTTACCAAGTGGCGAGAAGATTGCTGTGATTTTAATGGATACACAAGGTGCTTTCGATAGCCAATCCACAGTCAGAGATTGCGCAACTGTGTTCGCTCTAAGCACGATGTTGTCGTCTGTGCAAATTTATAATCTATCTCAAAACATCCAAGAGGATGATCTTCAGCATTTGCAACTTTTCACCGAGTATGGTAGGCTGGCATTAGAGAAGTCTGGAAGCACGCCGTTTCAAAAGTTGCAGTTCTTAGTGAGAGACTGGAGTTATCCATACGAAGCGGAGTATGGCGCAAACGGCGGGAAGGAGATATTACAAAGAAGATTAGAAATTTCTAACGGACAGCACCCAGAACTGCAGAGCTTGAGGAAGCACATTAAATCATGCTTCTCAGATATATCTTGCTTCCTCATGCCACATCCGGGCCTCAATATTGCCACCAACCCGAATTTCGATGGGAGACTATCCGAAATTCAATCGGAATTCAAAGAGCAGCTGCAGGTGCTGATACCGATGCTGCTGGATCCAGAAAATTTAGTAACGAAAAAGATCGACGGCCAAGTTGTAAAAGCGAAAGATCTGTTAGAGTACTTCAAGAGctatatgaaaatttataagGGAGATGAACTTCCTGAACCTAAAAGTATGTTAGTG GCAACAGCAGAAGCAAATAACTTAACTGCGGTAGCGGAAGCTAAAGATCTTTACTTACGATCAATGGAGACGGTTTGCGGAGGGGCAAAACCATTTTTAGCAACAGCGCATTTAACATCAGAGCACATGCGCAGCGTCGATAGAGCTATTAGTCTGTTTCAAAATAAGCGGAAAATGGGAGGAGACGAATTTAGTCAAACGTACATGGACAAGTTAGTAAAG GATATGGAAGAAGCTTTCGTTCAGTTTAAAGCACATAatgaaagtaaaaatatatttaaagcagCACGAACGCCGGCAGTGTTTTTCGTAATCGCTGCCATTATGTACTTTTCATCCGGACTGTTTGGTATTATTGGTTTATACCCACTAGCAAATATTTGTAACTTTGTCGTTGGCCTTTGTATAGTAACACTTATTTTATGGACATACGTAAG GTACAGTGGTAATTTCAGATCGTGTGGTGCGGTACTAGACGAAGTGGCTAACGTTTTATGGGATAAT TACGCGCGTGGTAAATAA